TGCGATGGGGATACAATGATGATTGCGATGTAACGCCGCTCACGGGCAGTCAATCAATCTATCAATACTATGATAGTCGTCATAACGGATGGGAATCCTACACGGTGAAAACATGGGCCAAGAGTGACAGCCCTGATAACGTCCAAGACTATTGCTGCAACACCCACGCGACGGTTCATGTTTACATCGAAAACAATCAGTCGGAGCCGGTGGAAGGTGCCAAAATCTTCTATATGGACGACTTGAATCTTTGCTGTCTCACCGATGCAGCCGGTAATGCCACTATTCAACTCGGAGCCAGGAACACTCTCTTGAGCGTAAAAGCGCCGGATGCTTCGGGGGATGCACTGTGTTGGGACAGATTCTTCCTAGAACCAAATCAAGTTCTGGAACTGAGTGCCACCATAGACTACAGTTCTGTGGACGATTCGGTGATACCGGAGGCCGGCGCTGCCTTGATGCTGAAACCATCGGTTCTGCGACCCGGAAACACAATGCTGGTGGAATACGGCAAAGCGCTCGAAAGCAAAGCAGACCTGAATCTCTATGACATCAAAGGCCGCTTTATCCGCACGGTGAACTACCGCGAAGCCCTTAGTTATGACACTCAGGGGCTTAGTTCCGGCATTTACTTCTTGCGTCTGATGCAAGGTACGCGTATATTGGCAACTAAGAAATTCATTCTGTTAAGATAGTTTACAGCCGGCTTGGATGACGGGAAATCGCTTTTATAGCCTGTTCTCAGCGAGATTCAATTGTCCGCAATAGTTGTGAAAGGATATCCGTGCGAAAACTGAGACTGATGCTGCTCATTCCCGCAATGCTATGCCTGCTTATCCAACCCATTCAGTTAAGCGGAGATACTCCTGTTGCAAGCTTTGAGA
The Candidatus Cloacimonadota bacterium genome window above contains:
- a CDS encoding T9SS type A sorting domain-containing protein encodes the protein MQLGYLCASFAGGTLTVSDGTNTASYTILEDDFQNYPVDVNLSTLMPDLNVCCESGYLSFDNMNPYDLEEVRWGYNDDCDVTPLTGSQSIYQYYDSRHNGWESYTVKTWAKSDSPDNVQDYCCNTHATVHVYIENNQSEPVEGAKIFYMDDLNLCCLTDAAGNATIQLGARNTLLSVKAPDASGDALCWDRFFLEPNQVLELSATIDYSSVDDSVIPEAGAALMLKPSVLRPGNTMLVEYGKALESKADLNLYDIKGRFIRTVNYREALSYDTQGLSSGIYFLRLMQGTRILATKKFILLR